Part of the Candidatus Thiothrix putei genome, CATTCTTTATCGCGGTAGCGTTGGTACAGATCAAAAGCGTCCTTGAACAGCAAGGGATTCATGTGAATCAGCGTCACATCCTCTGCTTCCTGAAAGTGCTGGATGATTTCGACAGCCTGTGTTTTGAAGCTGCGGGAAAGGGCGTTGCCTACTTCCAGCAGGACTGCATCGGTTGTTACCAGTGGATGCCCAACAAAATACGGTTCGAGTTGCAGGGCTTCATCGTGATGCTGGTCGTTGGCGTTGATGTACGCGAGTACGTAACCCGTATCGACAAACAAAGGTTCAACCATGTGTTTGCCCCAGCACGTAAGCATCGTGGTTCTCGGACAAGTCGGGTG contains:
- a CDS encoding PIN domain-containing protein, which encodes MVEPLFVDTGYVLAYINANDQHHDEALQLEPYFVGHPLVTTDAVLLEVGNALSRSFKTQAVEIIQHFQEAEDVTLIHMNPLLFKDAFDLYQRYRDKEWGMVDCLSFVVMREMRLTTALAFDKHFDQAGFRVLTANS